CGTTTCGAAAAGTCGCCTTCCCCGGCATGAATAGCAATCTTCATCGATTCACTCCTGGTAATATATATGTGTTTTTCCACCCCTTCACCGGCTTGACCATAAGCCTCACAGCTGCTTCCCGGCAGCATCTGATCTGTTTCCCATTGTAACAGGTTTACCCCTATGTGCCTGACGCCGGGGCAGGGACCTGCTACAATTTACTGCAGCACGCAATGATATCTGTCATCATGGAGACGGTTCTCACCGGGATGCATCTTTGCTCGCCACAAGGTAAGGATTTCGATGACCCAAAAAGGCAAACTTCTGTTCCTGCTATTGGTGCCAGTTCTCATGGCTTTTTGGTGGCTGCCGTCGATTCCCTTCTCCACACAGGACAGGCGACCCGCCTTTTGTCTGCCGCTGCGTGCGGATCCCGGCTTTTCCTCCGAGCAACTTCCAGAGGAGATCGCACCCTGGTATCACCGGTTTCTGGCGGTTCTCTACAATCCCCGGCAATACCTCAACGCCACCCTGCTGGCCAAGAGCAACAACACCTATCATTACGGCCGCGCCCTGAATACCCACATCACCTCCATGTTGCAGGTATTCCGGATCACCGGCGACATGCGCATCCTCGCCGAGGTCGACCGACTGGCCGAACTGATGCGCGCGCAGCTCAGGGATCGCTCCGTCCTGCGCAGAGGCGGCAATATCCATGAGACCGATGGCTATCTGAACTGGCAGTATCGCCATGACAAAGGATACGAAGGCACGGACGTTCATCAAATGGACGAAATGCTGAGTCATGCCCTGATTGCCGCGATCGCCCGTGCCTATCAGGTCAACCGCGACCTGGACCCGAGGTATGCCGAACGCGCCCGGTTCTGGACCGATTATCTTGCCAACCACTTCGAAGCAAAATGGCGTAAACGCAAGGGAATCCCCCGGGGCTTTCCCTTTCTGGAAAAACATCTCATCCACGTCACCATGCAGTGGATCCGCTACCACTATTACATGGCGCAGCTGACCGGAAACGAAGCGTATGAAAACGAGGCACGCCGCATGGCGGAAACGGTGCGGCGCCACATACGAAAAATTCCGGTCCGGGAAGGAACCGCGGCCATGTGGAATCACACCATGGCCGTCAAAGGGCATAACGCGCACGATCCGCAGCCTTTTCAATATGCGCGTTATACAGTACAGGCCGCGGCAGATCTCGCCAGTGAAAATTTCGATGTTTTTTCAGAGCCCGGGTTCATGGAGGACCTGGCCGCCACTCTCGCTCACTTCGTAATGAACGACCTCACTGGAGCAACCTTCGCCTTTCATATCGATGGTTCAGGTAAAAAACGGGAGACGGCAGCCCGCTACGCCATTTCCCCCTGGGCGATGCTCGGCCGATGGTCCGACGACCGTAAAATCTTGAGCATATCGGAAAAAGCCTATTTTCTGGCCGAGGAAAACCCGGACCATCCCCGCAGGATTTACATTCCCGCCGGGATGGTTTTTTCATTGGCGCGGCAAGCGCCACCGCCATGGCGATGTCAGAATTGAAACACCGGTAACGACAAGCTGAATCCGCTTAAAAGGTGGGAGAATGATCAACGATAGCGTGAAAATCGGGTCTGGCGTCTTCCAAAGGTTCTGGAAAAAACACTTCAGAAAAGGCTCTTTTCTGCGCAACCTTTCCATTGTCATGTCGGGCACGGCGATCGCTCAGTTAATCGGCTTTGCCCTGATGCCTGTCATCAGCCGCCTTTTTTCCCCGACGGATTTCGGTGTATTCGGCTCTTACAACTCGGTACTGGGAGTCATTACGGCCATCGTCACGCTTCAATATACCCAGGCTATCATGCTTCCCAGGGGAAAAATCGAGGCTCTGAACCTGTTTTTTGCCGCCTGTATTTCCGTAGCGGCCATCACTGTTCTCTGTCTGCTGACCGGCATTGTCGCGCCCGACATCATCCGGAACCTGATAAAGGTCGAAGCATGGTGGTTCGTGCCCCTGCTCGCCATCTCGGCCCTGGCTTTTGGCCTGCACCAGACCCTGCAGGCCTGGTGCGTGCGCATCAAGGCGTTTGCCGAAACCTCCAGAGCCCAGATCGTCCAGTCGCTGGCATCAGTGAGTATCTGGCTGATGAGCGGCCTGCTTCAGGCAGGCGCCGTCGGTTTGATTCTTGGCTCGGTAGTCTCCCAGTTCATTGCCAGCCTGAAACTCTGGAACGTGTTCAAAAAGGATCTGGACCAGGCAGGCTATTTTTTTCACTGGCACAACGTAAAAGCAACCTCCCTGGAATACCGCGATTTCCCTTTGTACTCCGCGCCACAGAACCTCATGAATGCTCTTTCCCAGGGGTTGCCGGTGTTGCTTCTGGGGCATTTTTACGGCATCGCCATCGCAGGCGCCTATGCTTTCGGCATGAAAATCCTGCACCTGCCAACTAATTTCATATTACGGCCTCTGCGCCAGGTACTGTTTCAAAAAGCCAGCGAAGTCGACAATCTGGGACAGGACATCCAGCCGCTGTTCGTCAAATCGACCTGCGGCCTGATGCTGCTGGCGACCCTGCCAACCATCATCATTTTCGTCTGGGCGCCGCGCTTTTTCCCCTGGATTTTCGGCAAGGAATGGCTTACCGCGGGCATTTACGTAAGATGGCTGATCTTGTGGATTTTCATTTCGTTCAGCAATGTTCCTGCCGTATTGTTCGCCAGGATCCTGAGGCAGCAGCGCAACCTGTTTTTTTTCGAATGCCTCATTCTCTCATCCCGGACCATCATACTGGTCGCCGGCGGCATTTACTGGGATGCTCTGCGCACTATTATCGCCTTTTCCATTTTAGGATTTCTCCTGAACCTGACCTTGATCCTGTGGATCTGGGTTTTGGTTTGCCGAAGAACTGTGATAAAGGCCGATAACGGCATCTGATCCGATCTCTGTATCCCAAACACAACGACGGCCCTGCAGCACAAAATGCAGGGCCGTCGTGTTTCAGCTACGGATGTTTTCTATTTATTTTTCATGGCATTCAGAAACAGGCCCGCAGGGACATAAATCCGTCGTGGCGTTGTTTCATCACCTTCGATATTCTGAAAAATCTGCGTGGAAAGGTTGACGATTTTACCGGATGCGTCCCAATAGGCCATTGCGGTAAAAGGCGAAATGACATAGAGGTCATCCGTTTGTTCGCCGCTGCCATCGATATAATAGGCGATGGCCGAGGGTGCCTTGCTGTTCAATACGTAATAAGCCGCCGTATTGGCCACGGAAGTCAGCAGACTGTCGTTATCGAAGATACTGAAATTCTCGAATGCCAGATCGGCCATGCCCTGCATGGTATAACGGGCATAGTTGGTCGGCTGGGGGCCCAGGGTGCTGCCGCCAAGTTCCGGCATGCCATGATCCCATTGAGCGGTGGTGCCCAGGGGGGTACCGACATACTCCATGTGGTTTTTGATATCCTGTGACAGGCGGACGGCTTCGTTGTAATAACCGTCTTCGCCGGTCAGCTTATGCATATAGTAGTGATAGCGGATCCATTGTACATAGACATGGGTCAGCAGCTTGGTCAGGAACGGAAAACCGGTGGCAATCCCTTTTCTTTTGCGCCATTTGGCCTCGAAGTGATTTTTCAGGTAACCGGTCCAGAAAGTTGCCCGCTCGGCATAACGTGAATCGAGGTCCCGGTTGGCATGGAAGGCGTAGGCAAAGGCCGCGACCAGCGAGTGGCTAAGCATCTCATCCATCTGGTGGATATCGGTGCCCTCGTATCCCGCATCGTAAAAGTACAGCCAGTTCAGGTAGCCGTCAGCCTGGTAGGTCGTTCCGTTCAGGACCAGAATGGACCAGTCCTTGAGCTTGGAACGCATGATCTGGGCCAGACGGTCGATCTCGTCCAGCAGGCGCAGATCGCCGGTCATACGGAAGGCATGCAGCAGCGACGTGATATGGGTGTTGAGGGGACGGGCGTAGTTGTAGGTGTCATTGCTTTCGGCCAGGGTGGTGGCGTTCAGATACTGATTCGAATTTTCAATGGATGCCCACAGGCGCTGATACCAGAGGCGTGCCTCTTCGGGCAACTGCGCCGCATCGAAGGACGGGTTGCCGCGCAGGGACATCGGTTGGCGGGTCGCCGTGTCGGTTGTCCCCGCGTCGGAGCTTGCTTCGATCATCCCCTGAACCTGGTTGGAGCGGGGAAACTCATCCGGTTCGGCCTGGGTCCAGCGGGCCTCGACCATGAAGGTATGAGCGACACCGGCCTCCAGGCCGCTGATGGTGGCGCTGGTGGCAGTGGTGCGATGGGTGCTGCCGGTATCGACGCCATCGATCACCAGGTCGTAGCCGCCTTCGGGAAGGCCGGAGGCACTGCTCGGAACGGACCATTTCAGAACGAAGTTGCTGCCGTCCACCGTCACCGCATCCAGCACCGGCGCCGGATAGGCGTTTACTGGGATAATGCCCTGAACCTGATTGGAGCGGGGAAATTGATCCGGCTCGGCCTGGGTCCAGCGGGCCTCGACCATGAACGTATGAGCGACACCGGCCTCCAGGCCGCCGATGGTGGCGGTGGTGGCGGTGGTGCGATGGGTGCTGCCGGTATCGACGCCGTCGATCACCAGGTCATAGCCGCCTTCGGGAAGGCCGGAGGCACTGCTCGGAACGGACCATTTCAGAACGAAGTTGCTGCCGTCCACCGTCACCGCATCCAGCACCGGCGCCGGATACGATTCCGTGGTGGGGCTCTCCACGGTATCGACGATATCCACCACCACATTGACACTGGCGGATTTGGAGCTGTTGCCCGCGGCGTCATGTGCAACGGCGTAAATGCTGTGCGTGCCGTTGTTGTCCTTGTTCAACGGAAGCGATGCTGAAAAGGTGTTGGTCGTATCGCTGCCGATAAGGGCACTGCCATTGTAAAAATCGACACGGGTCACCTTGACATTGTCGCTGGCTGCGGCGATGACGGTCAACGTCTGCTCATTGTTGACCTGCAGATCGGTCTCGGGAGAAGAGATGATTACCGAAGGAGCGGCATCATCCGTCGGTTCAGCGGCGGTCAGGGTTACGCCAGCCACATTGCTGTAATCCGAATAGTAGGTTTTGGAGCCAAGGGTGACATACCCGCGCACGCGGTAATAATACGAACCGGTTGTCCCACCGGGCGCGTCGGTCGCCGAGGCGGCACTTCCGCTGACCGCGCCGACCTGCACATACCCGCTGCTGGCCTGCTGGCTGCGTTCAATCAGAAACCCCGTAGGGGTTGTATCGGGGGAAGTCCAGGTCAGATTCACCTGGCTTCCGGTACTGCTCAAGGCAGCGGACAGGGTTACGGCCTTCGGCACCCGGGGTCCCGCATCTGACAACGCCGGAAACCCGAACTGCATCACGAGCAACAACAAGCTTGCCAGAGCGGCAAACCATGCATTTCCTGGATAGGTTGTTTTCAGGTTTTTTCTCATCGATTCCCTCTTTACGGTTTTAATCTCAACGTGAAGGTTTGAAATGCGGATTCTGTCGTCCGCCTTGTCATGCATACAAAAAAGGCGCTGACCTTTTGCAAATGCCAAAGCATAGCGCCACACACATACCGACTGACCTTGAGGTGTTTTCCGGTTTTAAGGATTTTCGGCAACCCGGCTATCCATGCGCTGGACCCGTGGCTTTGCGTGGCCGGATCTCTCCGACTTTGCCCTGAGCGAAAATTTTCCCTATACCATCGGCACCTCCTTACCTCGTTTTATGGGGCTACCAGGACAGGATCCATTCGGAAACTCCGGATGAAAACCAGGACAAGAAATCATCTGCCTGTTCACCGGATCACAGGATTTCCCCGTATTTCTCATGAGCCCGATTTGGCGATTATTCCCTGGCACAGCAAGCCATTGAGCAAGCCACATGCCAAGTTTTCATCGATAATTCAATTACTTAAAAACTCTTTAGTGCGCCAGGCCATAATGAAAACTGTCTTTTTTTGTGTCTTTTATCTAATGATACAAAAACCATGGGTCTATACGAATAATCGCTTTAGCATCCCGGCCAGGTGCGTCATTTCGATGGTTTACCCTGGATTTTGACAAACAGGCAGGTGTTCAGGATACTCGAAGATCAGAAAAAGGAAGGAAAATGGAGACATGACGGATCGGCTATTGAGAGGATCGAATCAGAAAAAATGACCGGATTATACCGAGCAGGCAAAAAATCAATCTGCGAGATCATGGCAAGACCCGGTATCGGGCAAAAACCCCTGTCACCTGCCAGCGACAGTCGCCATCAAATCGTTTTTTCCGTATCAGACATCTAAATTCAGTAGGTTAGGAAAACAGTGCGAGTATTTCGTGTCGTACACATGACAAAACAATCCGTTTTTCGAAGGATGTCACCATATCGCGACAACAGACAAATCCGAAAGCCAAATACAGCCGGGGAAAAGGCGCATTTGGCTTGCCGATGGATAAAATCCCGCCAGGCAGAGCTTGGCTACACTGCGTTAAGCAACTTTTGCGTTTGGAAAATTGGCCTGAACATTTTGAATCATCGACGAAAAATGGCCGGGTGGATTGAACCACCCGGCCATTTGGCGCCATGCGCTTAACACAAAAGGTCATTTTTCAGCCGGTCAGGCCCTCACGCCCCCTGGTTCCGTGAGGCGAGCAACATTTCCATCAATTGGAATCCTTTCTCGATAAAGAGTCCCGACGCAGCGGCCGCTGCTTCATCATAACAGGCGGCCTCAGGTTGTGAGGCGAATTCCCCTTCGCTGCCATATAGGATAAAGGGGACCGGTTTACTGGTGTGCGTCATGAGCCGCAGCGGAGTGGGATGGTCCGGGGTAATCAGAAGACGAAAAGGCCCCATGGAACGCAACCCCTCAAAAACGGTGCCGACAACCATCTCATCAAAGGCTTCGATGGCGCGGATTTTCTCCTGCAGCAACCCTCCATGGGAGGCTTCATCGGGCGCTTCGACATGAACATATATGTAATCCCGTGTCTTCAACGCCTCCAGCGCATATTCCGCTTTGCCGCGATAGTTGGTATCGATGTACCCCGTCGCCCCCGGAACATCGATTACATCGAGCCCGGCGTAAATACCGATGCCCTTGATCAGGTCCACGGCGGAAATAACAGCCCCGCTCAATCCGAAACGCTCCTGCAAAGTCGGCATGTGGGGAGCCCGTCCCTGCCCCCACAGCCACATGGCGTTGGCGGGGCGCTTGCCCTCCGCCTGTCGCTTTTCATTGACGGGGTGCGAGGCGAGAATACTCCTGGCCCGCTCCATAAGTTCCAGAAGCACCTCTGCACCCTCGCCACGGGGCAATTGTCCCCCCACCGGTTGCCCGGTAATATCGTGAGGAGGGGTAAAGCTCATGGTGTCGACACCGCCCCGCCAGACGAGAAGATGACGGTAGGACACCCCGGGGTAAAACTGGAAATTCTCCGTTCCAAGCTCTTTCTGCAGGGTCAATACGATTTCACGGGCTTCGTCGGTGGTGATGTGCCCGGCCGAAAAATCTTCCATGATCTCGCCGTCGCCATCCTTGCCGAGAGTGACGAGATTGAGACGGAAGGATACATCTTCCGGGGCCAGCGAAACCCCCATGCTGGCGGCTTCCAGCGGCGAACGCCCGCTGTAGCATTGCACGGGATCGTATCCGAACACGGACAGGTTGGCAACATCACTGCCGGGGGGAAACCTTCCGGGATGGTCTGCGCCAGGCCGATTTGACCTTCACGGGCAAGTCGGTCCATAAAAGGGGTACGAGCACACTGCAAAGGGGTTTTCCCGCCCAACTCCGGCATCGGCTCA
This portion of the Syntrophotalea acetylenica genome encodes:
- a CDS encoding lipopolysaccharide biosynthesis protein gives rise to the protein MINDSVKIGSGVFQRFWKKHFRKGSFLRNLSIVMSGTAIAQLIGFALMPVISRLFSPTDFGVFGSYNSVLGVITAIVTLQYTQAIMLPRGKIEALNLFFAACISVAAITVLCLLTGIVAPDIIRNLIKVEAWWFVPLLAISALAFGLHQTLQAWCVRIKAFAETSRAQIVQSLASVSIWLMSGLLQAGAVGLILGSVVSQFIASLKLWNVFKKDLDQAGYFFHWHNVKATSLEYRDFPLYSAPQNLMNALSQGLPVLLLGHFYGIAIAGAYAFGMKILHLPTNFILRPLRQVLFQKASEVDNLGQDIQPLFVKSTCGLMLLATLPTIIIFVWAPRFFPWIFGKEWLTAGIYVRWLILWIFISFSNVPAVLFARILRQQRNLFFFECLILSSRTIILVAGGIYWDALRTIIAFSILGFLLNLTLILWIWVLVCRRTVIKADNGI
- a CDS encoding Ig-like domain-containing protein translates to MRKNLKTTYPGNAWFAALASLLLLVMQFGFPALSDAGPRVPKAVTLSAALSSTGSQVNLTWTSPDTTPTGFLIERSQQASSGYVQVGAVSGSAASATDAPGGTTGSYYYRVRGYVTLGSKTYYSDYSNVAGVTLTAAEPTDDAAPSVIISSPETDLQVNNEQTLTVIAAASDNVKVTRVDFYNGSALIGSDTTNTFSASLPLNKDNNGTHSIYAVAHDAAGNSSKSASVNVVVDIVDTVESPTTESYPAPVLDAVTVDGSNFVLKWSVPSSASGLPEGGYDLVIDGVDTGSTHRTTATTATIGGLEAGVAHTFMVEARWTQAEPDQFPRSNQVQGIIPVNAYPAPVLDAVTVDGSNFVLKWSVPSSASGLPEGGYDLVIDGVDTGSTHRTTATSATISGLEAGVAHTFMVEARWTQAEPDEFPRSNQVQGMIEASSDAGTTDTATRQPMSLRGNPSFDAAQLPEEARLWYQRLWASIENSNQYLNATTLAESNDTYNYARPLNTHITSLLHAFRMTGDLRLLDEIDRLAQIMRSKLKDWSILVLNGTTYQADGYLNWLYFYDAGYEGTDIHQMDEMLSHSLVAAFAYAFHANRDLDSRYAERATFWTGYLKNHFEAKWRKRKGIATGFPFLTKLLTHVYVQWIRYHYYMHKLTGEDGYYNEAVRLSQDIKNHMEYVGTPLGTTAQWDHGMPELGGSTLGPQPTNYARYTMQGMADLAFENFSIFDNDSLLTSVANTAAYYVLNSKAPSAIAYYIDGSGEQTDDLYVISPFTAMAYWDASGKIVNLSTQIFQNIEGDETTPRRIYVPAGLFLNAMKNK